The following proteins are encoded in a genomic region of Candidatus Marinarcus aquaticus:
- a CDS encoding FAD-binding and (Fe-S)-binding domain-containing protein, giving the protein MLEGKYQKFYEEIIQKIPKKYIFTDKLHTLAYGTDASFYRLIPKIVIKAQHAFHVQEILKLATYLKLSVTFRAAGTSLSGQAISDSILIVTSRDWKGFSISKDRSSITLEPSITGAAANKALAPFKKKIGPDPASIDAAMIGGIAANNASGMCCGVAQNSYKTVESMQIIFYDGTLLDTADIRSKELFRDKHQTFCVSLEQYANEVKANNALKKKITQKFKIKNTCGYSLNALVDFDDVFDILQHLIIGSEGTLGFIKEITYKTVDDHPNKASALVFFTNTHEACDAVAKLKLSTEVQVDAVELMDSKALKSVQDQEGMPEYLKEFDEHVTALLIETRAKTKSKLKEQTKAITELLSSFKTVRKVAFTDKENEYKLFWKIRKGLFPAVGAVRETGTTVIIEDVAFAIEDLAAGTLKLQELFKKHGYHEALIFGHALEGNLHFVFTQDFSTKEEVERYDAFMNDVTQLVAVEYKGSLKAEHGTGRNMAAFVELEWGEQAYKLMKDIKALFDPYNILNPGVIINDDKEAHLKNLKPLPATNPLVDKCIECGFCEPYCPSNVLTFTPRHRIVASREISRLHDEEQDILSATLLKEAYQYDGIETCATCSLCSTVCPVGIDTGSLTKHYRHEQITPKQERLASVISNNFSVTLNAVRFGLKSANMVHTLLGTSTMSSFTQRLREWSGNSIPLWSPTLPKANRVNKNSVKLRSSTKKVVYFSSCINRSMGQSKDDSEQNTLFDTTLELLTKAGYEVIFPEKLESLCCGMPFSSKGFHKQAKEKSDELEKALQIATNQGEYPVLCDTSPCTKKMIESFKSNIKLYEPIAFSLEHLVPHLSIEKVNEPIVIHTTCSSRKMGLHEQFIALANLLSDEVIVPEDVKCCGFAGDRGFNYPELNQSALRHLNDAIPNGVKLAFSTSKTCEIGLSNESGLNYNSIFYLLNQCSK; this is encoded by the coding sequence ATGTTAGAAGGAAAATATCAAAAATTTTATGAAGAGATCATCCAAAAAATACCTAAGAAGTATATATTTACTGATAAGTTACACACTCTTGCTTATGGGACTGATGCATCTTTTTATCGCTTAATTCCCAAAATTGTCATCAAAGCCCAACACGCTTTTCATGTTCAAGAGATACTCAAACTTGCCACCTATTTAAAACTGAGCGTCACCTTTAGAGCTGCAGGAACTTCTCTTTCTGGTCAAGCCATCAGTGACTCTATTTTAATTGTGACTTCCCGAGATTGGAAAGGGTTTTCTATTTCAAAAGACCGAAGCAGTATCACGTTAGAGCCTTCCATCACAGGAGCTGCTGCCAATAAAGCATTGGCTCCTTTTAAAAAGAAAATTGGTCCCGATCCTGCAAGTATAGATGCAGCCATGATTGGTGGAATTGCTGCAAATAATGCTTCAGGAATGTGTTGTGGTGTAGCACAAAACTCATACAAAACCGTAGAGTCCATGCAAATCATCTTTTATGATGGTACGCTTTTAGACACAGCAGATATTCGAAGTAAGGAACTCTTTAGAGATAAACACCAAACTTTTTGTGTATCATTGGAGCAATATGCCAACGAAGTTAAAGCGAATAACGCTCTTAAAAAGAAGATTACCCAAAAGTTCAAAATCAAAAACACCTGTGGCTACAGCTTAAATGCCTTGGTTGATTTTGATGATGTTTTTGACATCTTGCAACACCTCATCATTGGAAGTGAAGGAACCCTTGGATTTATCAAAGAGATTACGTATAAAACGGTCGATGACCACCCTAATAAAGCCAGTGCTTTAGTCTTTTTTACTAATACTCATGAAGCGTGTGATGCCGTCGCTAAACTCAAACTCTCTACAGAAGTTCAAGTGGATGCTGTTGAATTGATGGATTCTAAAGCACTTAAATCTGTACAAGACCAAGAAGGAATGCCAGAATATTTAAAAGAGTTTGATGAACACGTCACCGCTCTTTTAATAGAGACGCGAGCGAAAACCAAAAGCAAACTCAAAGAGCAGACCAAAGCCATCACAGAACTCTTAAGCAGTTTTAAAACCGTACGCAAAGTTGCTTTTACCGATAAAGAAAATGAGTATAAACTCTTTTGGAAAATCAGAAAAGGACTCTTCCCAGCTGTAGGTGCAGTTAGAGAGACGGGGACCACCGTTATCATTGAAGATGTTGCCTTTGCCATTGAAGATTTAGCAGCGGGAACTTTGAAACTACAAGAGCTATTTAAAAAGCATGGTTACCATGAAGCGTTGATTTTTGGACATGCCTTAGAAGGGAACTTGCACTTTGTATTCACACAAGATTTCTCAACAAAGGAGGAAGTTGAACGTTATGATGCTTTTATGAATGACGTTACACAACTTGTAGCTGTGGAGTATAAAGGAAGTTTAAAAGCAGAACATGGTACAGGACGAAACATGGCAGCGTTTGTGGAGTTAGAGTGGGGTGAACAAGCCTATAAACTCATGAAAGATATCAAAGCACTCTTTGATCCATATAATATTCTCAATCCGGGAGTTATCATCAATGATGACAAAGAGGCACACCTTAAAAATCTCAAACCCCTACCTGCGACTAATCCATTGGTGGATAAGTGTATTGAGTGTGGGTTTTGTGAACCCTATTGTCCCTCCAATGTCCTTACTTTTACCCCTCGACACCGAATTGTGGCTTCAAGAGAAATCAGTCGTTTACACGATGAAGAGCAAGACATTCTAAGTGCTACTTTGCTTAAAGAGGCGTATCAATATGATGGTATAGAGACCTGTGCCACGTGCAGTCTGTGTTCAACGGTTTGTCCTGTTGGAATTGATACAGGAAGTTTAACCAAACACTACCGACACGAGCAAATCACTCCCAAACAAGAGCGACTGGCGTCTGTGATTTCAAACAATTTCAGTGTCACGCTTAATGCGGTGCGATTTGGTCTGAAAAGTGCCAATATGGTGCACACACTTTTAGGTACATCAACCATGAGTTCTTTTACTCAACGTTTGAGAGAGTGGTCAGGAAACAGCATTCCACTGTGGAGTCCAACGCTTCCAAAAGCCAATCGGGTGAATAAAAACAGTGTGAAACTGCGTTCATCAACTAAAAAAGTGGTCTATTTCAGCTCGTGCATCAACCGAAGTATGGGGCAATCTAAAGATGACAGTGAACAAAACACACTTTTTGATACCACGTTAGAACTCTTAACCAAAGCAGGGTATGAAGTCATCTTTCCTGAAAAACTTGAAAGCCTATGTTGTGGTATGCCCTTTTCATCAAAAGGGTTTCATAAACAAGCCAAAGAGAAATCCGATGAACTAGAAAAAGCACTACAAATAGCAACCAATCAAGGAGAGTATCCTGTTTTATGTGATACCAGTCCTTGTACAAAAAAGATGATCGAGAGTTTTAAAAGTAACATTAAACTCTATGAACCCATTGCCTTCTCACTGGAACATTTGGTGCCTCATTTAAGTATTGAAAAAGTGAATGAACCCATTGTCATACACACCACGTGCAGTTCACGAAAAATGGGTTTACATGAGCAGTTCATTGCTTTAGCAAACCTCTTAAGTGATGAGGTGATTGTACCTGAAGATGTGAAGTGCTGTGGGTTTGCAGGAGATAGAGGATTTAACTATCCAGAACTCAATCAATCCGCACTGCGACACCTTAATGATGCCATTCCAAATGGCGTCAAACTGGCTTTTTCCACAAGCAAAACGTGTGAAATTGGTTTAAGCAATGAAAGTGGTCTGAATTACAACTCGATTTTTTACTTGTTAAACCAATGTTCTAAATAG
- a CDS encoding TRAP transporter small permease subunit encodes MLLKLERGFDKFANLIGTITAFAMVLMILNVSYDVIMRYFFRSGSIAMQEMEWHLFSVIILLGISYTLKEDGHVRVDLIYDQFTPKRKALINMVGVVAFIFPIALLVGFSSINNAHEAYLSNEMSGDPGGLPYRWIVKALIPLSFFLLIITSIGFFIKNLNVFKGLHNLDEYNLKGEIESFKNELNEHKHHVVDIDNEKGEQK; translated from the coding sequence ATGCTATTAAAACTGGAACGCGGATTTGATAAATTCGCTAACCTAATTGGAACCATTACAGCATTTGCAATGGTTTTAATGATTTTAAATGTATCTTATGATGTTATCATGCGATACTTTTTCAGAAGTGGCTCAATTGCCATGCAAGAGATGGAGTGGCACCTCTTCTCAGTGATTATTTTACTGGGAATTTCATACACTCTTAAAGAGGATGGACACGTTCGAGTCGATTTGATTTATGATCAATTTACACCAAAAAGAAAAGCACTTATCAACATGGTCGGTGTGGTTGCTTTTATCTTTCCTATTGCTTTACTTGTGGGATTTAGTTCAATCAACAATGCACATGAAGCATACTTATCCAATGAGATGAGTGGTGACCCAGGTGGCCTGCCGTATCGATGGATTGTCAAAGCACTGATTCCACTATCATTTTTTCTTTTAATCATTACCTCCATTGGATTTTTTATTAAAAACCTTAATGTCTTTAAAGGGCTTCATAATTTAGATGAATACAATTTAAAAGGGGAGATTGAGAGCTTTAAAAATGAACTCAATGAACATAAACACCACGTTGTAGATATTGACAACGAGAAAGGAGAGCAAAAATGA
- a CDS encoding ABC transporter substrate binding protein, translated as MFRLYCLLLFLTLHLFAATQKEVLLLHSYHKGYKWSDDISNAIEEKLEHRKDINISTVYMDTKKIDTPLYYSTLLSLFKQQFENRRFDLILASDNNALDFLNQHQEELFPNTPILFCGINNFNREMISNLNKVSGVVEQVDLKGNFKLISQLHPHLKKLIIINDHSKTGLGIKKDLQPLIKEYSKKFTIEYLDDMDMNQLKNKVSKESQDTVLLFVLLFKDKTGEFFTYKQSLKHIKSISDVPIYGLWDFYLNMGVIGGLVTSAKAQGEAVAQMAIEVLDNNNINDIPILQKSPNRYIFDYHELKRFGIDISQSLDEYKVINEPITIYKQHRNFVVLTLLIILILFIIVLIMRANIQRRKKLEKDLSNRIKFDKVLLDTLPNPIYYKNTDGKLLGCNLSFSKLFNTPKEEVVGKTAFDFFPEEIAAKNVQVDKELLKTFGIKTSELTLHFNDRMRYFILNKAAYESIDGSVGGIVCIMDDITERVQQKQFLIQQSKLAEMGDMVAAIAHQWNEPLVELSAQVQDIALSHQLNELKSEQMNAFVHDSMVQIQYMSKTLSDFRNFLKPSTKKQLFSIEKCLNEIFEIIGKQIFYSNIHLHIEYVNKNEDLLIYGYENEFKQVLLNIINNAKNKIMELGLGANEKKNITIKIYSTNHYNIIEIADNAGEIPANIIGNIFDPYFTTKKQGTGFGLYMAKVIIEDKMQGKIRVKNDNHQVVFTIKMPNQYRE; from the coding sequence TTGTTTCGCTTATATTGTTTACTGCTCTTTTTAACGCTACACCTCTTTGCTGCCACACAAAAAGAGGTGCTTTTACTTCACTCGTACCACAAAGGATACAAGTGGAGCGATGATATTTCCAATGCCATTGAAGAAAAATTAGAGCACAGAAAAGACATCAATATCTCAACGGTATATATGGACACCAAAAAAATCGATACCCCACTTTATTATTCCACGTTATTAAGCCTCTTTAAACAGCAGTTTGAAAACCGACGTTTTGATTTGATTCTTGCCAGTGATAACAATGCCTTAGATTTTTTAAACCAACACCAAGAGGAACTTTTCCCCAATACTCCGATACTTTTTTGCGGTATCAACAACTTCAACAGAGAAATGATATCGAACTTAAACAAGGTATCAGGAGTAGTAGAACAGGTTGATTTAAAAGGAAATTTTAAGCTTATTTCACAATTGCATCCCCATTTAAAAAAACTCATCATCATCAATGATCACTCCAAAACGGGGTTGGGGATTAAAAAAGATTTGCAACCGCTCATAAAAGAGTACTCTAAAAAGTTCACGATTGAATATCTTGATGACATGGACATGAATCAACTTAAAAACAAAGTCTCTAAAGAGAGTCAAGACACCGTTTTACTCTTTGTGTTACTGTTTAAAGATAAAACGGGAGAGTTTTTCACCTATAAACAGAGCCTCAAACACATCAAAAGCATCAGTGACGTACCCATTTATGGATTGTGGGATTTTTACTTAAACATGGGGGTGATTGGAGGCTTGGTAACTTCAGCCAAAGCCCAAGGAGAAGCCGTTGCACAAATGGCAATTGAAGTATTGGACAATAACAATATCAATGACATTCCTATTTTACAAAAATCGCCCAACCGATATATTTTTGATTACCATGAACTCAAACGATTTGGTATTGATATTTCACAATCACTTGATGAGTATAAAGTCATCAATGAACCTATAACCATCTATAAACAACATCGTAACTTTGTGGTGTTAACTCTGTTGATTATTCTTATTCTTTTTATCATTGTATTGATCATGCGTGCCAATATTCAACGACGAAAAAAGCTTGAAAAAGACCTCTCCAATCGAATCAAATTTGACAAAGTGCTTTTAGACACCCTACCCAATCCCATTTACTATAAAAATACCGACGGAAAACTTTTAGGTTGCAATCTCAGTTTTTCAAAGCTTTTTAACACCCCTAAAGAAGAAGTTGTAGGCAAAACCGCGTTCGATTTTTTCCCTGAAGAGATTGCTGCTAAAAATGTACAAGTGGATAAAGAATTATTAAAAACCTTTGGAATTAAAACTTCTGAGCTGACGTTGCATTTTAATGACCGAATGCGTTACTTTATTCTCAATAAAGCCGCCTATGAGAGTATTGATGGCAGTGTGGGGGGAATTGTGTGTATCATGGATGATATCACTGAACGAGTTCAACAAAAGCAGTTTTTAATTCAACAAAGTAAACTTGCTGAAATGGGAGACATGGTCGCTGCCATTGCACACCAATGGAATGAACCCTTGGTAGAACTCTCTGCACAAGTGCAAGACATTGCACTTTCACATCAACTCAATGAGCTTAAAAGTGAGCAGATGAATGCCTTTGTGCATGACTCCATGGTGCAAATTCAATACATGTCAAAAACTTTAAGTGATTTTAGAAACTTTTTAAAACCCTCAACCAAAAAACAACTTTTTTCAATTGAAAAATGTCTCAATGAGATTTTTGAAATCATTGGCAAACAGATTTTCTACTCCAACATCCATCTCCATATTGAATATGTGAATAAAAATGAAGATCTTTTGATTTATGGTTACGAAAATGAGTTTAAACAGGTGTTATTAAACATCATCAATAATGCAAAAAACAAAATCATGGAGCTTGGTTTGGGTGCCAATGAGAAAAAAAATATTACAATAAAAATATACAGTACCAACCACTATAATATCATTGAGATTGCAGATAATGCAGGAGAAATTCCTGCCAATATTATTGGAAATATCTTTGACCCTTACTTTACAACTAAAAAGCAAGGAACAGGGTTTGGGCTTTATATGGCAAAAGTCATCATTGAAGATAAAATGCAAGGAAAAATTCGCGTCAAAAACGACAACCATCAAGTGGTATTTACCATTAAAATGCCCAATCAATACAGAGAGTAA
- a CDS encoding TRAP transporter large permease has product MIGIVMFFTALFMLLIGFPVAFTFAAVSVFFGLIAGIVEIYSYGGFDTSFLAGLAEGITEGIAMFDYMPFRIYSIQQNTILMAIPMFIFMGIVLQKTGLAEKLLESMGFLFGEVRGGVAISTVLVGSLLAASTGVVGASVVAMGVISLPVMLKYKYNTELATGTICASGTLGQIIPPSIVLIILGDVFQVPVGDLFSAAVWPGLLLVAAYIIFILIIAFVKKDMAPAIPADPARGNKSKQVRDALIAIIPSLSLIILVLGSIFAGVATPTESSAVGCLGALGLALMYRSFSIQMVKEAALESVKITSMVFGILIGATAFSMVFSYTGGEDIVHDFMTNLPGDEKWGFIIFTMLAILILGFFIDFVEISYIIVPILVPIAEHLGINPVWFAILIAMNLQTSFLTPPFGFSLFYLKGVAPPSVQTIQVYKGVLPFIAIQIIVLGILAVYPELFGITPILE; this is encoded by the coding sequence ATGATTGGTATTGTAATGTTCTTTACAGCTCTTTTTATGCTTCTCATTGGTTTTCCCGTTGCATTTACATTTGCAGCAGTGTCTGTCTTTTTTGGTCTCATTGCAGGAATTGTAGAAATTTACAGTTATGGTGGTTTTGACACAAGTTTTTTAGCTGGGCTTGCCGAAGGGATTACTGAAGGTATTGCCATGTTTGATTACATGCCATTTAGAATCTACTCAATTCAACAAAACACTATTTTAATGGCCATTCCCATGTTTATTTTCATGGGAATTGTTTTACAAAAAACAGGTTTGGCTGAAAAGCTTTTAGAATCTATGGGATTCTTGTTTGGTGAGGTTCGAGGTGGTGTTGCCATTTCAACGGTTTTGGTTGGTTCACTTTTAGCAGCTTCTACGGGAGTTGTTGGAGCATCTGTGGTCGCCATGGGGGTTATTTCACTGCCTGTGATGTTAAAATATAAATATAACACCGAACTTGCCACAGGTACGATTTGTGCCTCTGGAACCTTGGGGCAAATCATTCCTCCTTCTATTGTATTGATTATTTTAGGAGATGTATTCCAAGTACCTGTTGGTGACCTTTTCTCTGCAGCCGTATGGCCAGGGCTTCTGTTGGTTGCCGCATATATTATTTTTATTTTAATCATCGCTTTTGTTAAAAAAGATATGGCACCTGCAATTCCAGCAGACCCAGCAAGAGGAAACAAATCCAAACAAGTCAGAGATGCTTTGATTGCCATTATTCCTTCATTATCATTGATTATTTTAGTATTAGGTTCAATTTTTGCAGGGGTTGCAACACCAACAGAGTCTTCAGCAGTAGGATGTTTGGGGGCCTTGGGATTGGCATTGATGTATCGATCATTTTCAATTCAAATGGTCAAAGAAGCCGCCTTAGAATCGGTTAAAATCACCTCAATGGTATTTGGTATCTTAATTGGTGCAACGGCATTCTCAATGGTATTCTCATACACAGGTGGCGAAGACATTGTTCATGACTTTATGACGAATTTACCGGGGGATGAAAAATGGGGATTTATTATCTTTACGATGTTAGCCATTCTTATTTTAGGATTCTTCATTGATTTCGTTGAAATTTCATACATCATTGTTCCAATTTTAGTCCCTATTGCAGAACATCTGGGAATTAATCCAGTGTGGTTTGCAATTTTGATTGCAATGAACTTACAGACTTCATTCTTAACACCACCATTTGGATTCAGTCTGTTCTATTTAAAAGGGGTAGCACCTCCATCGGTACAAACCATTCAAGTTTATAAAGGGGTATTACCCTTTATTGCCATTCAAATCATTGTGTTAGGTATCCTAGCAGTCTATCCTGAACTGTTTGGGATCACACCTATTTTAGAGTAG
- a CDS encoding response regulator transcription factor has protein sequence MKLLLLEDNQKLNETITKRLNLKGYSVDAFTDGMHAYNNIDEGYNCFILDINVPNLDGVNLLKRIREFYNDVPVIIISASVELDIIKEAYDFGCNDYLKKPFFIDELEIKIDKLCNISNDIIYFDTQCYFDFKSSIISCNQQEQRLTKKERLLLNLFLSHKNRLVTFDNIQNYVWEGSMASLESIRSLIRRLRKLLPKEYIQTIVDTGYIFKTT, from the coding sequence ATGAAACTGCTGCTTTTAGAAGACAACCAAAAACTTAACGAAACGATCACCAAACGACTCAACCTCAAAGGCTACAGCGTCGATGCCTTTACAGATGGCATGCATGCGTATAACAACATTGATGAAGGCTATAACTGTTTTATTTTGGACATCAATGTTCCCAACTTAGATGGCGTGAATTTGCTTAAACGTATTCGTGAGTTTTACAATGATGTGCCTGTCATTATCATCAGTGCATCTGTTGAACTGGACATTATTAAAGAGGCGTATGATTTCGGCTGTAACGACTATTTAAAAAAACCTTTTTTTATTGATGAACTCGAAATCAAAATTGACAAACTCTGTAACATCAGTAATGATATCATCTATTTTGACACACAATGCTACTTTGATTTTAAATCCAGTATTATCTCCTGTAACCAACAAGAGCAACGCTTGACTAAAAAAGAGCGCCTTTTATTAAATCTTTTTTTATCACACAAAAATCGTTTAGTCACCTTTGATAATATTCAAAACTATGTCTGGGAAGGCAGTATGGCTTCTTTGGAATCGATACGTTCTTTGATACGACGCCTTAGAAAACTGCTGCCTAAAGAGTATATTCAAACCATTGTAGATACCGGTTATATATTTAAAACGACATAA
- a CDS encoding SurA N-terminal domain-containing protein has product MKRLLISIFLCMGILNAGLIDGVALTVNNDAVTLYDIDKKMTQTGATKKQAVSMIIDELLYQQELEKHNITASVLDVNAYLEKLAAQNGMDLYTFKSIVKQKYSDYEAFEEETKKRILQEKLVQKLVRGNIKVATTEDLQLYYDNHQGEFKTASTFHVKEYSSKNRDALIQISKNPMLTSNEIKIKDLTLHHNSLNGQIKFLLNNTKTNSFSPIFTANQHYVTLFVAKKEGEATQSFQEVQGKIFNIVMGQREQKFLKEYFEKLKLTADIKVVR; this is encoded by the coding sequence ATGAAGAGACTTTTGATTTCTATTTTCTTATGCATGGGTATTTTAAATGCCGGATTAATTGATGGAGTTGCTTTAACGGTCAACAATGATGCAGTCACACTGTATGACATTGATAAAAAGATGACGCAAACAGGTGCAACAAAAAAACAAGCTGTGAGTATGATCATTGATGAACTACTGTATCAACAAGAGTTAGAAAAACACAACATCACTGCGTCTGTTTTAGACGTGAATGCCTACTTAGAAAAATTGGCTGCTCAAAACGGAATGGATCTTTATACGTTCAAATCGATTGTAAAACAAAAATACAGTGATTATGAAGCGTTTGAAGAGGAGACTAAAAAAAGAATCTTACAAGAAAAACTGGTACAAAAACTGGTACGTGGTAACATCAAAGTGGCAACCACTGAAGACTTACAACTTTACTATGACAACCATCAAGGAGAGTTTAAAACAGCTTCAACTTTCCATGTGAAAGAGTACAGTTCTAAAAACAGAGATGCCTTAATTCAGATTTCTAAAAATCCAATGCTCACATCCAATGAGATTAAAATAAAAGATTTAACCCTACATCACAACAGCCTCAATGGACAAATCAAGTTTTTACTGAACAATACAAAAACAAACTCATTCAGTCCTATTTTTACTGCAAATCAACACTATGTGACGCTTTTTGTAGCTAAAAAAGAGGGTGAAGCAACTCAAAGTTTCCAAGAGGTACAAGGTAAAATATTTAATATTGTGATGGGTCAACGAGAACAGAAGTTCTTAAAAGAGTATTTCGAAAAATTAAAATTAACAGCTGATATCAAAGTGGTCAGATAA
- a CDS encoding TRAP transporter substrate-binding protein has product MNMLLKATKLTVAAALIAGLSTAAMAKERVYKWSLATTWGPTLSPFIDSPKKMAEMVKKMSDGRLIIEVDASNKHKAALGILDMVKGGQYEMGHSASYYWKGKDIDLLPFTTMPFGMTAPEQYAWFYYGGGMELMQKAYAKHKVLSFPGGNTGNQMGGWFRKEIKTLDDLKGLKMRIPGFAGEVMAKLGLTVTNIAPGELYTSLERGTIDALEWVGPGMDIKMGFHKIAPYYYTGWHEPATELQFLVNERAFKKLPADLQEILVTAMKLSSYDMYIQNYDMSAQAWSEIATEYPNIKIKTFPKSIMDAMKKANAELLTEMAQGHPLLKEVLDSQAAYQKKARVWTEMSDYLYLKDNL; this is encoded by the coding sequence ATGAACATGTTATTAAAAGCAACTAAGCTTACAGTGGCTGCAGCATTGATTGCTGGTTTAAGTACAGCTGCAATGGCAAAAGAGCGAGTTTACAAGTGGAGTTTAGCGACAACTTGGGGACCAACACTCTCACCATTTATCGATTCACCAAAGAAAATGGCGGAAATGGTTAAAAAAATGTCTGATGGACGACTTATCATTGAAGTAGACGCATCGAATAAACATAAAGCCGCTTTAGGTATTTTAGATATGGTTAAAGGTGGTCAATATGAGATGGGGCACTCTGCATCATATTATTGGAAAGGTAAAGATATTGACCTGCTACCGTTTACCACCATGCCATTTGGTATGACAGCTCCTGAGCAATATGCTTGGTTCTACTATGGTGGTGGAATGGAATTAATGCAAAAAGCCTATGCGAAACACAAAGTTCTTTCATTCCCTGGTGGAAACACAGGTAACCAAATGGGTGGATGGTTCAGAAAAGAGATTAAAACGTTAGATGACCTCAAAGGTCTTAAGATGAGAATTCCTGGATTTGCGGGTGAAGTTATGGCAAAATTAGGATTAACCGTAACGAACATTGCTCCAGGTGAACTGTATACCTCTTTAGAGAGAGGAACCATTGATGCACTTGAATGGGTTGGGCCTGGAATGGACATCAAAATGGGATTTCATAAAATTGCTCCTTATTATTATACAGGATGGCATGAACCAGCAACAGAGTTACAATTCTTAGTCAATGAACGTGCATTTAAAAAATTACCTGCTGACTTACAAGAGATTTTAGTAACCGCCATGAAACTTTCATCATATGACATGTATATCCAAAACTATGACATGAGTGCGCAAGCATGGTCTGAGATTGCAACGGAATATCCAAATATTAAAATTAAAACATTCCCAAAATCAATCATGGATGCAATGAAAAAAGCAAATGCAGAACTTTTAACAGAGATGGCTCAAGGTCATCCACTATTAAAAGAGGTTTTAGATTCACAAGCAGCGTATCAAAAGAAAGCCAGAGTTTGGACAGAAATGTCAGATTACCTCTATTTAAAAGACAACTTATAA